The following proteins are co-located in the Pirellulales bacterium genome:
- a CDS encoding type I restriction endonuclease, producing the protein MTSPEHKLENQLIEKLQDLKYEYRADIRDRAALEKNFRKKFEALNHVRLTDAEFQRLLEEIVTPDVFTAAHTLRNRSSFTRDDGTPLNFTLVNIDEWCKNTFEVVSQLRINTDNSHHRYDVILLVNGIPAAQTELKTLGINPRRAIEQIVEYKNDPGNGYTRTILCFVQLFIVTNRDSTYYFANNNARHFAFNADERFLRIYEHALADNSKVKGLDAFADEFLAKCTLAETISRYMVLVASEQKLLMMPPYQIYAVKNIVDCIDKNLGNGYVWHTTGSGKTLTSFKASTPLKANLSVDKCLFVVDRKDLDRQTREEFNRFQEGCVEENTNTRALVDRLLSDDAADKVIVCTIQKLGLALDENSKHQTDWRASGSRHALGDHRRHIREG; encoded by the coding sequence ATGACTTCGCCTGAACACAAGCTTGAAAACCAGCTTATCGAGAAGCTTCAAGACTTGAAGTACGAATACCGGGCGGACATCCGCGACCGGGCCGCGCTGGAGAAAAACTTCCGCAAGAAGTTCGAGGCACTCAACCACGTCCGCCTCACGGATGCCGAATTCCAACGCCTGCTTGAGGAAATCGTCACTCCCGATGTCTTCACCGCCGCCCACACCCTCCGCAACCGCAGCAGCTTCACCCGCGACGACGGCACCCCGCTCAACTTCACGCTCGTCAACATCGACGAGTGGTGCAAAAACACGTTCGAGGTCGTCAGCCAACTCCGCATCAACACCGACAACAGCCACCACCGCTACGACGTCATCCTGCTCGTCAACGGCATCCCCGCCGCGCAGACCGAGCTCAAAACCCTCGGCATCAACCCCCGCCGCGCCATCGAGCAGATCGTCGAATACAAGAACGACCCCGGCAACGGCTACACGCGCACGATCCTCTGCTTCGTGCAACTCTTCATCGTCACCAACCGCGACAGCACCTATTACTTCGCCAACAATAACGCCCGCCATTTCGCCTTCAACGCCGACGAGCGCTTTTTGCGCATCTATGAGCACGCGCTCGCCGACAATTCGAAGGTCAAGGGGCTCGACGCGTTCGCCGATGAATTTTTGGCGAAGTGTACGCTCGCGGAAACGATCAGCCGATACATGGTGCTGGTCGCCAGCGAACAAAAACTGCTGATGATGCCGCCGTACCAGATTTACGCCGTCAAAAACATCGTGGACTGTATCGACAAAAACCTCGGCAACGGCTACGTCTGGCATACCACCGGCAGCGGCAAGACGCTCACCAGTTTCAAGGCTTCGACGCCACTCAAGGCGAACCTCAGCGTCGACAAGTGCCTGTTCGTCGTCGACCGCAAAGACCTCGACCGGCAAACCCGCGAAGAGTTCAACCGTTTCCAGGAAGGCTGTGTCGAAGAGAACACCAACACCCGGGCACTCGTCGATCGCCTGCTTTCCGACGACGCCGCCGACAAGGTCATCGTCTGCACCATTCAAAAGCTGGGCCTGGCGCTCGACGAGAACAGCAAGCATCAAACCGATTGGCGTGCATCAGGGTCCCGCCACGCGCTCGGCGACCACCGTCGCCACATCCGCGAGGGCTGA
- a CDS encoding anti-phage dCTP deaminase, with the protein MVTLHLMKFRGFRQAMCADSAKVEGPELVIGLVAAIGTDLEPVSAAIEKSLKAVNYACDRIRLSQLLDDVRNSIGVPLVERPEDRRYHSHMDAGNELRKKMQRGDALAAIAIGAIREVRKSCGSEDAPLPRHAYLLRSLKHPDEVSLLRRVYGPAFVLVAAYSPQSRRLQNLASRIAASYNEFHSENRLPDAQELIKRDEAETLDKFGQNVREVYPRADFFIDASDANRLQREINRVIELLFGNSFHTPTRDEYGMFHARAAALRSASLQRQVGAVVASAEGDIIAAGANEVPRAGGGLCWAGDEPDQRDFVLGEETNDRLKRRMLAEILHRLMEQKWLADDKSALGVDELVGRALDGPLALMKDAQIMNVIEFGRCVHAEMAALLDAARRGTSVRGCTVYCTTFPCHDCARHILAAGISRVVFVEPYPK; encoded by the coding sequence GTGGTCACTCTGCATTTAATGAAGTTCCGCGGGTTTCGGCAGGCGATGTGCGCTGATTCGGCTAAAGTGGAAGGGCCTGAACTTGTTATCGGGCTTGTTGCTGCGATCGGCACAGACCTCGAGCCGGTGTCGGCGGCAATCGAAAAGTCGCTCAAGGCCGTCAACTACGCGTGCGACCGCATCCGCCTGAGCCAACTTTTAGACGACGTGCGAAACTCCATCGGCGTTCCGCTCGTCGAGCGCCCGGAGGACCGGCGCTACCATTCGCACATGGATGCCGGAAATGAGCTGCGCAAGAAGATGCAGCGCGGGGATGCTTTGGCGGCAATAGCGATCGGTGCAATTCGCGAAGTCCGCAAATCTTGCGGCTCCGAGGATGCGCCGCTCCCTCGGCACGCATATCTGCTGCGTTCGCTTAAACACCCGGATGAAGTCTCGCTTTTGAGACGTGTCTATGGCCCAGCCTTCGTGTTGGTCGCCGCCTATTCGCCGCAATCACGGCGTCTGCAGAATCTCGCGTCACGGATCGCCGCCTCGTATAACGAATTCCATTCGGAGAATCGTTTGCCAGACGCACAAGAGCTTATCAAGCGAGACGAAGCGGAGACGCTCGATAAATTCGGTCAAAACGTTCGCGAGGTCTATCCACGTGCGGATTTCTTCATCGACGCCAGCGACGCGAATCGGTTGCAGAGGGAGATCAATCGAGTCATCGAGCTGCTGTTCGGCAACTCTTTTCACACACCGACTCGGGATGAGTATGGCATGTTCCACGCGCGCGCCGCCGCACTCCGTTCCGCATCGTTGCAGCGGCAAGTCGGCGCGGTCGTCGCCTCGGCGGAAGGCGACATTATCGCAGCGGGCGCCAATGAAGTCCCAAGGGCGGGCGGCGGGCTTTGCTGGGCCGGCGACGAACCGGATCAACGTGACTTTGTCCTTGGAGAAGAGACGAACGATCGACTAAAGCGCCGGATGCTGGCGGAGATACTGCACCGCCTCATGGAACAAAAATGGCTGGCTGACGATAAATCGGCTCTTGGGGTCGATGAATTGGTTGGAAGGGCGCTTGACGGGCCGTTGGCATTGATGAAGGACGCCCAGATTATGAACGTCATCGAGTTCGGCCGGTGCGTTCATGCTGAGATGGCAGCTCTCCTCGATGCCGCGCGCAGGGGAACGTCCGTTAGGGGCTGCACGGTCTACTGCACTACCTTTCCGTGTCATGATTGCGCGAGGCATATCCTCGCGGCTGGCATCAGTCGCGTCGTCTTTGTCGAGCCATATCCCAAGA
- a CDS encoding helix-turn-helix domain-containing protein codes for MQKLTDYFMTAEAADILGVSQNTLRAWAREGKIPMHRNPVNGYRLFKRADLEKLLKKTAKPVKPK; via the coding sequence ATGCAGAAACTCACCGACTACTTCATGACGGCAGAGGCGGCCGACATCCTCGGCGTCTCCCAAAACACGCTCCGGGCATGGGCCAGGGAAGGCAAAATCCCGATGCACCGAAACCCGGTGAATGGCTATCGACTGTTCAAGCGAGCGGACTTGGAAAAGCTGCTGAAGAAGACGGCGAAGCCGGTAAAGCCAAAGTAG